DNA sequence from the Phragmitibacter flavus genome:
CTGCGTGGCACATCGCCCTGAAGGAGATCAAAGGTGTTGCCAAGCACGCGACCGGGCAATCGTATCAAACGTCGGCCAATAGCTCCGGCGAATCCATCGGCCATGCTGCTTCCGCGATGGGGAGTGCAGACGAAGATCACACGGTCAACATGGGGATTGGGGCTGAATTCGAGGTATTGTCGGAAGTCGTCCAATTCCTCTTGGGTGAGTCCTAACTGGTCGCGTGGTGCTCCAAAAACCTTTACCCATAATTGATCGCCGCTGCTCACCAATTGCATTTTGCTGACCAAACCGCCCATGCTGTGGCCGATGAGCACCATGTGGTTCGCGGCCCGATGATTTCCAATGCGGGTAAATTCCTCATGCAACAGGGTGAGTTGAGCACGGAACTTGGCGGCACTGTAGATGACCGGCACGCCGCTTGGGTAACGAAAGAAAAAGACTTGATAATTTTTGGCGATTTCGGGGTCGGCTCCCAGAACATTAAACGCATGAAGCCAGGTGACGGGTCGCGACATGAGACCATGCACGCAGATGACGGGAATGCGATCACGGGACAGAGGTTCGAGTGAAATGAGGCCCAGTTTGTCGAGAAATTTCTCGCTGTTCCGAAGCGCTCCAAGACCTGACATGCCAAGATTCTTTTGTTCTGATAACGAATGGATCAATTCGCTTGCTGATGAAAAGTCACTATACAGAGGATGATTGCGGCCAGCGATGGTCGTGGTTTTTTCCGTGCGCGGATCATGCACGCGCAGGATGGCTTCGCGAGTCGCGTTGCCTCGGTTGCGAAAGTCGAGAATCACGGTCACGGCGGTCATGTAACCTCCGTCAGATAGAAAGGGTTCCCTCTTTTTTCGCTCGTCCGAGTAATGCCAGCGGGATACGAAAGCGGCTCCGACACCATCGCGCAACAGGGGTTCGGGAAGGTAGCGTTTGTTGAGCGGCGCAGCGGGAACCAGTTCGTCAAAGCGCAGGTTTTTCGGCCAGGAGGCAGAGAGTCGATAGGCATGTTCGCCTCCCTGGACGATCATGGTGCGGTCGCCTGAAGTGGGGCCCTCGCGTTTTTGCCACAGGTCGACGACTTGATTGATGGCGTCCGCATAGTTACGTCGTTGTTCGGGGGTCGAAAGATCACTGGTGCTCGCAGCCTCAGCGCGCGTCAGCGCATGGACGAACCTTGATGATTCGTCTGCGGCAACGGAGCTTGAAGTCGTCCGTTCTTTGGGGACTATATTGCAGGCGCTGAGCCCAATTAGGCAAACACCGGCGAAAAGGATGAGAGGTCCGTTCAGCATGGAAAGTTAGGTTGCGCGTGCTTGCTCGCTTGCTTAGTGCATGACCCGGTCGAACCACGCATCGGTTCGCTCCTGCCGAGCATCCAGGCGCATCTCACGTCGCTCTTGAAGATTGGAGTGATTTTGATTGCGACGCTCGAGTCGGTCTTCGAGTTCGGCATTGCTTGCGCAGGAGCTGAAGCCAAGGACTAGGGTCATCAGCGCGATGGTGAGTTTGAGTGTTGGGATGTTCATGATGGATGTGTATTATTTGGTCAGCATGTGCGAAGAGCCATCCCAATCGGCGGCGGGTGGATTCTCGCGAAAGGTTGCGATGCGTTTCAGGAAGAGCTGAGAAGGCGCATCGTCAGGGCGCAAGGTGAGGCAGTGTTGAAAGGCGGTTTCGGCTGACGTCCACTCGCGCTGCCGGAATGCGCTCAGTGCAGTTGAAAAGTTTTCGACTAGTTCACGCAGCGCTGATGAACCATCTTCGCCTGGGAGACCGAGCAATTCAAACAGGCGGGTGGGTTCCGTTTTGCCTTTCACTACCACGGCATCGATTTCGCGAACCATGATCGCATCGCCTGCCCTTTCGCGTGTGGTTTCGCAAAGCAGGATGCGTGTGCCATAGAGTTGATTGAGATGTTCGAGCCGCGAGGCGACATTCACGGCGTCACCCATCACGGTATAACTGCGTGTGTTTTCAGAGCCGATGTTGCCAACGACGACCTCGCCGGTGCTGATGCCGATGCGGATGTTCACGCGCGGTGGATTGCGCCGCAGACCAGTCAGGTCCGGCAGTTCCTTGGCA
Encoded proteins:
- a CDS encoding esterase/lipase family protein translates to MLNGPLILFAGVCLIGLSACNIVPKERTTSSSVAADESSRFVHALTRAEAASTSDLSTPEQRRNYADAINQVVDLWQKREGPTSGDRTMIVQGGEHAYRLSASWPKNLRFDELVPAAPLNKRYLPEPLLRDGVGAAFVSRWHYSDERKKREPFLSDGGYMTAVTVILDFRNRGNATREAILRVHDPRTEKTTTIAGRNHPLYSDFSSASELIHSLSEQKNLGMSGLGALRNSEKFLDKLGLISLEPLSRDRIPVICVHGLMSRPVTWLHAFNVLGADPEIAKNYQVFFFRYPSGVPVIYSAAKFRAQLTLLHEEFTRIGNHRAANHMVLIGHSMGGLVSKMQLVSSGDQLWVKVFGAPRDQLGLTQEELDDFRQYLEFSPNPHVDRVIFVCTPHRGSSMADGFAGAIGRRLIRLPGRVLGNTFDLLQGDVPRSGLIKQLLEKGLPSSIDNLSSKSRFVVESNRMPIKPGLHMHSIIGNKDGRPLTDLKCSDGVVPYNSAHIEGVDSEFVVRSDHGAQTNPEAIAEIQRILLLHKDTLPNR